The Leishmania braziliensis MHOM/BR/75/M2904 complete genome, chromosome 30 genome segment CGAAccagaaaaggagaggaagtcCCTCACATCGAAAACTTTGAGCAACCATGTGAGAAGATGTCCAGTCAGCAGTGGCGGGGAAAGACGAACAAAAAAACTCAACAACATGGGACTACGCAACTGACACGTAGTGAGCAGCCTAGAACATAGATGGTACCCAACTCTGCATCATCTTCACAAAATCCATCCCTTGTTCTAGCCCGTGGCTGCgtcgcagcgcctgcacactCTCGGGAGACAGTTGTCTCAGTTCTTGTAGCAGGTTGAAATCGAACTTTACAATCCACTTCAGCGCTATACGCAGAAAAAGGTCCACATCCCCGGCCGGATACGCCTGAAGAAGCGGTAAAGCGTCACTCATCACGTTGACCGCCAAAATCGAGCTGCGCACGTGGTGGCACATTGCGGCCGCCACAAAGAAGGCGGCGTTTCTGACCTCATCGCCAAATGACAAAAGAAAGTCCCAAACACGCAGCCCGTCGGCCATGTTGAACTCCTGCATGAACAAGAGGATGATCCAACGTAGTGCATAGTGTTCCGCCGTGATGCCCAGATGCTCGAGGTGCTCAAACAACGAGGGATCGAAGAACCGCAAGACATTGTCAAACAGCCGCATAGTACTGGTGAGCCCACACGCTGCGTCAAAGTCGAATGCGCGACAGAAGTCGTCGCCAAGGTACGCAAGAAGCGTTTGGAAACAGAAGAAGGTGCCCGACTCGACGGAGGCCGTGACATTCGAGGCCTTCCCTTCAGCAAAGGCGTAAAGGAGGTAGCCCACGTAGTCGTTCATTCCTTGAACGTATCCGAGGGACTTGTTGACCAATGCTGTGCTTATCAGTATTCTGCGCAGCGCATGCTGCGAGGGAGTAAAATGCACAGCCCCTTCCGTACTGTCATCGTAGCTCACCTCCGATCGGTTCTCGTCTGCAATGAAAAAGTTCAAGGAGGGCATGGTGCGAGGCACGTCCACGTCAATGAAGCGTGATACCTCGCTTGATTCGAGCTTGGAAGAATCGAGTCCAAGACCGCAGGCCTCTAACACCCCAACGTACTCTTGGAGTCGTTCGGCTTCAATGTCAGCCCATTGCCGTGAGGATGTCGAGTAGAATCCCATTATAATTTTCCAGCAAGCAGGGCGCGCGCTTTCGTGTAAGCCGCGACGGCAACTTCTCGTTAGTGCTTGAAAATCAATTGTCTCCGCCATCAGAATATGATCGATGTTGAGATCCATGCTGGCCGTCAAGAtgtcgccagcgcctcggcgACAGCGCACGCGAAAaccgaagaagaagaaaaaaagaagcaaaagcACAGAGGGAGTGACCTTCTCTGTTTACCGTGGGTCCGCAGAGATGGTAGTCCTGCCGACTGATTGCTTCGTCTCGGTCGTCGACGCGTCAGTAGAACTGCCTGGATTGCCGGTATGTCCTTTGGAAGTTAAAAAATCAGATATGCACGGAGCAGCTGAGTGTGACGTGTTCGCACTTGGGCATCCCTCTCAGTATGACACAAAGCACGCAACATCACACCTGCAATCTGTGATGGGCCGCAATCCATGTCCCAATAGGAACTCAAGAGAGAGTCAGACGATGCGGTGGATGAGGAGCAGTAGCAAAAGGGTAGCATAGGGATCCCACAAGCAGCACTGCGGAAGCATGTCGGTGCTGCAATGGAACGCTTTGCGGTGGAGATAATTACTGCTGCCAAACTCCAACGGCTCGCGCTCGAACATTCCACGACAACGCGGTGCTTCGAAGAGAGCaaacaacaaaaacaaaGACCGCCATATCGCGACCTCGGTTAGGGGGATCGAAAAGAGGTACAAgaagcacgcacgcacgcacacgactagaaagagggaaacaaGAGAAGCAAGCGACACCAGCACCCTTCAACTTCCCCGTCTCCTCACGCCGTGAAGGTAAACCTTTAAGGGGAAAAGACAACATGTGCACTGCGAAAGCGCGCCGGATACCTTCTTCGCTCCATAAAGTTTCCGATCGGTGAAAGAGAGTCCTAATCAGCTATTCTACGCAAAAGCTGTCCCATCTTAGCGCTCAGACGCAGTGCATAGGCTGCTGCTACTCTTGCGTGGGTACGCACTTCTTGCTGCTCGATTACGGCAATGGGTTCACCGCATCCATGAAGGACATGACAGTTCGGGTAAGGCTCGTCTGAGTGTCGACAATAGGGTACACCAACGCCATACGACCATCAGGGAGGGCTACGTAGGCGCGGCGGTCAATCCGGTCATACGTCTTGGGGTCCTCGTCCGCGAGGTTTGAGCGATAATACGACTGCTTGGAAACGATAGCGCAGACTGAGATCATGAACAGTATAGTGGGTGCATGAAAAGCCAAGGCGTGTACGCGGCTCGTGTAGGTCTGCGGGAGCAACAGGCTCCATAGAGGGCGCTTGACAGTGGCGGGCATTTTTCAGAAGTGAACAGAACCGAGCTCACTAGTATGGCGCTTGCTCTGCAAGTTATTTTGTACccagaggaggaaggaagtGAGGCAATGGACGCACTGGCAGTCGAGATGAAAAACAGGGCAGGAGAATGGTGGTCAGGGACAGTGGACAAAGTTTCGCCAAACACGAGAGAGCAGGAGAATAGCTCGAAGAACAACTATCTCAGCGCAGCACGAATGACTATGACGCAAACGCCCCGCACCTAGCGCGTGCGTGGCCACGCAAACTATGTGAACAAAGCATGTTGCCCTCGGTTTTATAGACCAGAACTTGCGTAAGACAGCACAATATCGAGTAGTGTTCATACCAGCTGCGCTGTGGTAAACGCATCGAAAAGCAAAAGTAGAAACGAAAACATCACGAAATGCAGCACGAAACACTTGTGTGAGGTCCCCCGCTACCAGTCAGGCTTTTTTCACCTCCCCACTGAGCTGTTGGATGCTGTTCAGAGTACTGAAAAgtccttctttttttgttgtttctgTACATCGGTCAGGGCATGactgctcccctccccaaaaaaaaaaaatcaagCCGAAATAAAAAGGCGCGATGATCGTACATGAGGCTTACGCGCGAACAAAGAAGAGCTTCGCCGTGTCGGTATCATTTTCAGTGTTTTGGACGCTGTTCGAGGCGCGAAGACGCCAGCCCTCCTGCTCGAGGGACTGGATAATCACAAGGAAAACAGAAGACTTGTGGAGCTCGTCACAGAAGTGCTGATGAAGTTCCATACGCCAGTGATCAGGGTTCGAGAGGAAGATGAATTTGGCCGGATCCTTGCTAGGATTCACAGCGGTGGACGTCGCAAGAGGGATTTGCGTCTCCATCGCGCGCACGGTGTCTTCGCGGATGGTGGAGCCGAGCAGCGTGATGGTCGGTGGGTTGAAGGTGCAGGAGACGCAGAGATTCGGCATTGTGaaaagtggaggaggaggctgtgGTTGGTAATGGCGGTTGGGCTTTGGAAATGATACTGTGAGAGGGAATAAAAGACAGGATGCGAGGGAGGTGTTagtcgagcagcggcagtgagcAGGGTAAGACAAAAATGATCCTCATGTGATGCTGTGCACACCCAGAGCACAAATTCAGACAGGGCTGCGAGTGTCGTTGCGTGGCAATTTTGTCCAACCGCAGGCGGTGGCCTTGCAAGGTGCCAAAGAAGAGCCCCTTCACACCGTTGTGCCATCCAGCAGGACTTCGCGCCtcaaaaaggaaaaacgagCTGCCTGTCCCTCGCGTGGTTCGCAGGATAAAGGCACTGCTTCCCCAACCTGATTTCCAAAAACCCGGCTGACTTGGgtgtggagaagaagagcaggcAGCGTGGCATCAGTCGCAGATTCGCTTGCCGACGTACGGCGGATGTGCTGAGCGCCTCAAATGCTGAGCAGCTTCATGTACAGATTTCGTACACGGCcgtgcaccacctctccatCTATCCCCACGGCACTTTGCAGCTGCGTTCCtggcgcacacaggcacaaacGCCTCCTTTTCCCACAATGTCAGCACTGCATCGACCTCCCTCTCGTGTCCAGAGCGCCACCTCTCAAACCCCCAAAAACTCCCTCGAGGACGCGTCGGTTGGATTGAGGTACCCCCACGGATGCAGATGCAGGCCACTCGAATGCCACGTTGGTGCCAAAGGTCGCTGAGGAGACTCAACAGAGCTCTCTACTCAATATTGAGTCCAACACCTCCGAGGGCGCTGtgctttctctgtgcgcacACAATGGGGAGATGATGTGCGACAAAGGATACCTGCGGCAGGGCTGCTAAACAACAAGTCATGAGCTGCTCGTGGTATATGTGAATTCCTCCTCAGTCACGGTGCGCAGAGCGATAAAGCTACAAGCGGTACCGACACGCCGGCATCCACATGTGGACCCTCCCTCGGTTCGACCTCCGCGGCTGGTAGAGGCGCGTGTctcaccttcttcttctaAGCCCACAGCACCTCTGCTACCCCAGAAGACGTCGGTGAGGCAAACACCACCACAACCGCCTTCCCTGTAGAAGGGTTCTGCCGAGTCCACAGTCAAGTAgcattcccctcccctcgcaaCACCTTGCGGACTGTTCACAGCAAAGCCGCGGTGGCACCCCCGAGGTATGGCGATGCAGCATTTCACTCCACTCCATGGGATACAACTGCAAGCGCGCCTCAACAAGTCCGAAGAATGGGAAAAAGACCATAGACGGGCTCATGGTCGCAGTGTGCGGTGCAGGCACCACCACTAAAACCAAGGAAACAACGGGGCGCCTGGCAGACGACTTCTTTTCCATTGCAAGCTCGACCTTCGCTACGGTCCGCAAGGACTCGCGAATGATTCACTCCGACCCAGTCCAGTGACAGTCCTCACCAACGTAAGCCGCATCGTCAGTTGTCCTTCGCAACAGCTCGGTATCAGCTGCCCCTTGAGGAAATCCTCTATTGGGGAGTGATGAGCAGGGTGGCGCCGCGAATATGTAGCAGCACATTCCGCACCGTGTGGAGGAGCTCTGCGTGCATGCCTTCAAGAACTGCAACCACGCTGATGTTGGTACATGCTGTGGGCTTGGCTAAAGTACTGGCAGCAGCCCATACCCACGTAATCGACtgagccaccgccacgctccaccttcccctccctccccgttGGAATGGTGCGCTGTCTCTAGTATACATCACCCCTCTGGAAGATGCGCctgcttcccctcctcgcaggcagcggcacagtGCCATACTACGCAGCAGCATCTGGCGGCAAACGCCACGTGCACGTTCTCAAAGCCGGCCTGCTTTCCCTTCGCGGCGAGTGGGGGTCAGACCGGGGACAACACTCTCTGGGACAGCAGAGCTCCAGCGCAGTGCAACCGTGCACCTGGGTCCACCTTTCACATCTTCCACTGCAGTACGCGTTCACGCCCCGTGTGTGCCACGCGAAAGGGGTAAACCGAGAACGATTCCGTCCACTGAGCGCGAGCTCAAGCCTCGCTCCTTTCCATGGCTCGAGTGCGAGCTACATTTTAAACGAGGGGTGCTGTTGGCGGTGCGTGAAGTTCGCAGACTGGCAAAAGCCTCTCGCAGGACGAAGCGGTAAGCGCAGCTGAAGAGCATCTTTTGGGTGCCCTCATGCGGCGTTTCTGCCTGCAGGCCATTCCCTCTGTCGCCTAGCCTTGGCGGCTGCGGGTGTTGCGGCCGTTCCTCTtctggtggcagcgccaatGAGGCCTTCCCATCCGTCTCGCGAGTAACGTTCAGCAATGCTGTTTCACAGCTTGTGAGACCCTGCGGCTCCGGGACGGTCGCTCCGCACTCCTCTTCCCGTGGAGGAGATCGGCAACGATTCCTGCATGGTCACATCTCTCATCGTAAGATGGTGACCCATAGCCCAGGTACCGCCGCAGCGTTGCGTAGGACGTAGGGCCTGTCATGCACCTCGGTTGGTGCGCTGACACTCCGTTCGCTGCCATACACCTtgatgcgcttcttctcgcgGAGGTCAGCCTGCAGTGCGGGCTGAGCCGCTTTGTCGCTTCGCGCACTGGCCATCTGCATGCCAGGGGCGTGAACATCcgtgcgccgctcctccgGAGTGGCACCAGTCACCCAAGAAGCTCGCCACCCCAGTTTCTGTAGGTGCGGTTCCCGTGTGGGTAGGAAGGCATTGTATGCCACCCTGCGCAGTGACGTGCGCCCTTCCATCAGTAGCCCGTAGTACTCACCCCCTATTGAATCTCCCTCCCACAACAGGGGCCTGAACGCTCAGGCAGTCCAACTGTTTTACTCGGACCTCGAAGAGCCGCTTGGTCAAGTTGTCGCGCTACTGCACCTTCGCGAGTGGCATCGTGGGCATTTttgacggcggcgaagacTGTCTAAACCtgaggggaaaggaaagactACGAGGGTGGGGCAAGCGGAGGGAAGCCGCATAGGGCGTTTCAGCTCGTCTTGCGGGGCGGACGAAAGGGCAAAGAAaggtaagagagagagagcggtggtGGAATGCCGCACATTATCCTCCAGCAGAGTGACCCCGCAGACGTGGGATCTTGTTTCTCGCGCGGCCTGCTGGTGATGCGGATCGCTTCCTGGTGCGTCCGTCTTCTTCTCGCGCTCGTCCTGTGGGTGCTTGGACTTGGGGGTCTCTGGGCTGGGCGGTGGGCCGTGGCAGGCCGGGTGCGACCGTCCGGGATGCCTCGCGGGGAGAACCGCGCCCCTCAGATTCCGGGCGCGGGAGAAAGCAGGACCCCAAACCCGCCGCCCGAAGGAATTcagtgaagaagagcaacTCCAACAACAACGCCCGCCCAAAAGGAGATGCGGCGGGGGATTCTCGCTGTAAGGCTGAGAAGGATTGACTCGTGCTGTAGCGTCGGGTGGTTTTTCGGCTCTGCTCGCCGTGGCCGGCAGCTGTGGAGAACCGGCGACGCGCAATCACGAAGGAAGACGCTCCATTTCACCGTTGCATACCCCATCCAGCACAGAATCTGAGTGCCAATTACGATGGCACCGATGTTaccagcgacagcagcagtgataCGCCTTAGGGCTATACCGCAGAGCAAGCCCGCCGCTGCGTTTGCCAGCACAGCGCAGGAGGGGCGTGCGACATGGACTTCGCTCGAATCGTGGTGGTCCGCATCGGGAAGTAGAAAAGATGCTGCTCTGATAGATCGCCTCGTCTGCAATGCCTCATGAcgtggcgaggaggcgctaTGTGAAATGTTTACAGAGTTGTAAGAGTTGTCGTCAACAGCATCAGTGCCATCAGGCCGTTGATGCTCGGCAAAGCGGCACATGGCGTCGGCGCGTAACGCCTGGAACATGCgttgctcctcttccgctgGGTCAGTGAGCCGGGCAGACGACTGCCTGCGGTTCGGATTGACTGTTGAAGAAGCATCCAAGTCATCAAAGAAGGTCTGCCGCAGCGTGGCCAAAGGGATGATGTTGTGGGCTGCCGGGTTCATGTGCAGCTCCATAACTTCCCGACGCGTGTAGTGGATGGTGGCTGAGCACTgcaaagaagggagggaagggggaaagggaaagcaaAGGGAAGTGACAAGAAACTcctggggaggggggagccggaaagagagacagggcCGTGGTATACTCTCCTGCAGGGCGGTGCTCTACACAGCGCATTCCAACAGACGCTCCCGACCGAGTTGCGGGACACCAAAACgacaagggagagggaaaagggaaggaagggcCTCCTTTCCACGCGGTAAGCGACGCGTCTTTCACGTGTGTCTTGTCCACTTTTTCTctgggaggaagagaaaacgcGTGTAATGCGCTGTAGAAAATGTACACCGGCTTGATCGCTGTCCTGCAACGGCTCTGTGGAACGAGGCGTGATGTGAAGCGCATTAGTCATGTGTTGAAGAAGATCCACCATCTGCTGCGCGTTTCATTTCAGCTCCGCTACACCATTACACgtcagctgctgccacgaCTTCGTTGGTGACGGTGTCGCGCACAAGCAACTCCATCTCCTCGGCGGCCTCGTCGTACCCTACCCCGAGTACTTCGTACAGCGTCAGGGCGGTGCCGGCGTCACTGCCAGTTCTCCCCTGCCGTGACCACGGGGCGCCGGGTTTTACTCCGAAGAGGCCTTCGGTGAGCCACATGGAGTTGTCGCAGTTGTCGTCACCCATGATGTTCATATACCGTCGCGGATCTTCTTTCATCGTCAGAGGGCTTCCCGGAACGGGTCCGTTATAGTCGAGCGACAGGATCCCTAACGGCAGCACTGGACAACCGTGCAGAATGGGAGCGAGGCAAGCGGCTGGCGCGCCAGATGGGTGCCACATGAGCGCAGGCGTCGTCAAGGATGTAAGACGGTCAACGACACCGATGCTAACGGCGACGCCATAGCGGCTCAGCACCTTCGTCCCGTGCCGCAGGTGTTCGCCAAAGACGTCGGTAACCTCGGCAGTGATGTCGAGGTAGCGCTTCGTGGCCTGCGCTCCACCGCATTGGTATGGGAAGTCGAGTTGCAAGGCGCTGGGGTGCAGCCGCGAGCCACACTCCAACAAGCGACCCATGCCCGACAAGGAGAAGTGTCGACGGCGAGCAAGTTGGTAGAAGACGTCCAGGACACCACGTGGCGATGTGGAGGGTGAGGTCGAGTTGTTTGAATCAGAAATCAGCTCCTTGGTGACCGCTTCCATCAGGCAAACAGCGCCAAGGGATGGCGGCGTGTCGCCTGTTGGGGGTCGAAGTGGCGGACGCAGGCGAGCGCGGCCGCGCACGAGCTCCTCGTCGGACACGACAAACCCGCCAGGCAGCCCACTGGTGTGGACGACAAGTTTGCCCTTCGCATCCGTTTCGCTAGCAACATCGTCGTAGGAGCCAATAATGGTCAGGGGCACCGTCAAGTCCGCACCGACCTGCAACGCACAGAGGAGCCCCTCATCTGTGATGGGAAGAGGCTCGTGAAGGACATCCTGCAGACGTGACTGCAGCGAGGACAACATTGTCCGTGACACGGAACTCATGCGGGTGGTTAGAGTCGCAACACTTGCGCCGCAACCGCCACTACGTTGGCCGCGCGTGAGGAGCGGGAACGCCGTGCGGACCGCActcatctctctccactGGCGCACAGCGGGAGGTGGGTGCGGGGGAAGTGGTAGGATGGGGACCGTGCGGGGGATCCACCACTGCAGTCACGCTTGGGATGGGTCGGCGTGTATCGTGCCTTTTGTTCGTGAAACGGCAGATTGGGGTGAGCGGTACGATGTCCCAAACAGAGAactggggagagggagagaagtaTGGGGGTGACGCAGAGTGATCTGCGGAGAAGAAAGATGAACAGTTCGTGTGCCGGCTAAAAAAACCCCAGCGACACAACACTGGCAGGTTGACTTGCTTGCTGGGGTGCCTGCACCTACACCTCaaacacgtgcacacacacagagagagagagggggggtggtggtgggagcaAATGCAGGGAGATGACACTGAcgcttcgccgccgccgccgtcaccgccccTCCCACTCATATCTGCTTCGCATAACCTCACGCACGCGTTACGTGCAGTGAAAGAAACCTTCACTGGTCGCTCCGTTGTAAATGCAAGAGGCGCGCCGTGCAACGATTCGAGGGCAGAGGAGGATACACAGAGTAAGCAAGTCACTGTCCATAACACCTAGTCTACTCGCGATGCTAAGcaaggggaaggaggaatGAGAAACAAGAAAAACATGCCCATAATAAGAAATACGCAAGACCTCGGCCAGTGGTAGTCATGACCAGCAGCGTCAACCACGTCTGCAGAAGAGTTGAGAGACACAAAATGCGAAAATCAATTTTCAAAACAGGACGCCCTTGCGTACCGCACTGCACTAGAAGGAGCGGGTGAGAGGGTAAGGAAAGAGCAGCGGCTTCGACGCCACTAACTTTCTCAGTCGTCCATCGACCACGGCAGCTTTGCTTCAAACGACTCCTCGTCTTTGTCAACATCGTCACTGCCGGGCTGATGAGCACCTCCACTGGCTGCCGCTCGAAGTTCGACGGGGCAGCTGCCACTAGTACACTGAGGTTTTGTCAGGGGAGAAGTCGTGCTTTCCTCGGTATTTGCCTCCGTGGTTGACTCCTCGCATGGCGCAGGCGAGTTCTGCTTCGTAGACGCCGGTGCCGGCGATGCGGAGGATGATGACTCTACTCTCTTAGGGCTTTCAGGGCCACTGGGTGGGTAGCCAGCGTATGTTTCGAGAACTGCTTTGACGTCGTCATTGCACTTGAGCAGCGCGTGGAAGAGTGTGCCCGAGCGCGAGTCCAGCAGGGTGCCCTCACTGTGCTCGGCGGGGGCAGCGCAGATGTCTGCGATGAGCCGCGACAGCTTCACCTTGTGGTACTGGCAGCTGTCCAACACCGAGGCGCCGAGGGCCGTCGACGCCTCTTTCCGCTGCAGCAGACTACCTAGCAGCTTCACGTTGCCGCTCGCCAGCTCCATCTCCTTTGTGACCCGCTCCTCCATCTCCCGCAGCCACGCGAGCTTCTCCTGGATGGCCTCGTACTGCATGCGAATACGGTGCCAGTACTCTGTGTTATCCTTTAgatgcagcgcctctgcttCATCTTTTCTGTccctgtcgtcgtcgccatTTTGATGGCTGTTGCCGCCCTCCTCATGTTGCGCGCTTCCAAACGTCGCGGGCGCGGGTGATGACGTCGGCTCCATCGCCGCGGCAATATCGCGCAACGGTTGCGGCAGGCGTGACAGGGTTTGCATCAACCCTAAGAGCTGCCCTGCATCGGTGCACTGCTGGTATAAGCCCATGCGCCATGCAATGTTCAACCAGTAGTCCTCATCCGAGGTGAAGCGCGGCACAATGTAGGACCGCACTTGGTACACCTCATAATGCTCTTGAATGTACTTCACCAGATCCGAGGCTGGGGTGTACGCGCCACCCGTCCTCTCGAACAGTTTCGTAGCTACATCCGCTGACCCTCCGGCCTCGCTATCCGTTGGCGTGGGCGTCGGCGAGTCTTTCTTTCCAGGCTCTGAAGGGGGTGCGAGGAGGTGGGCAATGGTCTTCTTCATTTCCTCCCACAGCGGGGCATCGGCGCGCAAGATAGCCGGGGTAATGGCGCATGTATTGGGGTCACGCAAAGCAGCTTCCAGACACCACACCCactcctcttcgctgcctGCCCATGAGGTCGGCGGTGTCATGATGTCTGGCACGCTTAGCATCTTTTCGTTCGATGCGGCAGCTTCGGCGGTCGAGTTGGGATTGGTCGACACGCTCTCCAAAGCGTCCAGGACGCCCGTGTAACGGACTACTTCGATGCCCTGGTTAGAGATGCTCGCGAGAGTGTCGGCTGCCGACACCGCCCAGTCGCTAAACGTGGAGAACATCCGCACGTCTCATGGGGCTCGGTGTTGCTGCCTGTTTGAAGACGAGAAGGCTAACGAGAACGGTGTGCAAGTCAATTCCTACGTCCGACAAGCACCTAGGAAAAGTAaatgggaggaggggaaaagacaGCGACCAttgaggagagagggaaggcaatgggaaagagaggcatACAATGCCGACCTCGGAGGAAAAGCGAGCCCCACAACGCCGACGACTTGATGACTGCGTTTCGTCGAGGCGCAGGAAAGACGGCGGACGCCACGGCAGAACGCGACAAGAGCACGCGCATCCAAAGAGAGCCATCAACTGGCTTCACTGCGCATAAAGTATGAAGGCATGCAAGTGTAGGATTTTGCCAAGTGCTCCAATGCTAAAGCACTGTGATTTCCCTCATATCTCCACGACCGTTTCGACTCCCCTCAACTCCATAATGCGTCAGCGTCGTACCCGCTCGCACCTCTCCGCTACTGCACGAGGAGTCTCCGTTGTACATTAAACGCAGGAGGCGTACACTACGAATGACGGTGTGGtcgcagcacctcggcagCCTTCACACAAGGGCGTGCCGGCGTCGACCCTCTTTGAAATtccgcacgcacacgcttcCCCCATGCGCAGCGGTCGCGTGCACATCAACGTGTCACTCCCTGGCGAGCAGCGGACGGACTCGTTGGGCcaaggaaagcgagaggcaCGCATGCTGTGGCTCTCCCCGTTCTGTGGAGTTCCTTTATTCCCCTGTGAGTGAAAAAcgcggcacgcacagacatcatgccaggaggagctgcactcTCTCACAGTCATTGGGCACGCATAGGCACGGCGACACGAGGCtgcgacccccccccctccccctcctttgcTTGCAGCTATCGCACTGCGTATGAAGCAACGGAGCTGAGGCCTGACCTGCTGCGAGGACAGCTTGCTCAACCAAGACACAGCAGAGCAAGTGTGGTTGGTGTTGGGgactcgctctccctcatcATGGCGCTCAGCACGGGTTCCACAGCGGTGAAGGATGGCCTATTGCGCCGCGGTAGGGCGCTAATGCTGGCGCCACTCGCCcgtcgcgtgcgcctctcgaTTCCGTTTGTCTTTGGTCACTGGGGATCGGATGGCCGTAGCGAAGTCCACAAGGTTGCGAAACCGGCAACGACAGAGGCGCCGACGAGCACTCCATAGATCACGGGCCTGGACGCCGGCCTCCGCCCTCTAGCCGGACCCTGGCCGTGGACCACTTGGATCGAGGCGTGCAGCCCACCCAGGGCTGTCtggcgccacgcgcgcgccggaagaagaaacgaggaaagcgagaaagagcCTGTGAGGCGCATGCTCCGATGCGGCGGCAGGACGACTCATCCTAGACGGCCAGGATTTATAGTtgcagtgcagcacagcggtctgggtgggcggtggtgctgtgcgTATCTCTGTGGACCTATTCGTGGTGGAGCGGGCGCGTttaaaacaacaacaaaccATTTTCCTATGATACGCACATGCACCTCCTTCGAGTACAAACATACCGACCCCTAACACCCAAGCAAGAAACTCAGTTTTCATTGTCTATCTGTGTAGAACCAGGCGGGGAAGGGCGTGGAGGAACGTCGGAAGAGTTTAGTCAgcattccccctccccccattctTGGATGCTGTCGCGGGATCGGAAAGATGTCCCGATTAAGGGAAAGAGacaggcaaagagaaaacaaacgCGGGGCCGGGTGGTCGTGCAGGACGGGGGAGTATAGTTGTACAACTCCAGGTAGGAACATGCGCGTCCTCGAGGAAGAGTAGCTGACAAGCACTCAAACGCAGAGCaggaaggagagcgacgaAGACAAATGTACGAGAAGAACAGAGCTTGGTATCtgcgaaggaaagaaagaatgGGTGGAggaaaacagcagcagcagaggagctgcagtCGTGGCACG includes the following:
- a CDS encoding GTPase activator-like protein; translation: MGFYSTSSRQWADIEAERLQEYVGVLEACGLGLDSSKLESSEVSRFIDVDVPRTMPSLNFFIADENRSEVSYDDSTEGAVHFTPSQHALRRILISTALVNKSLGYVQGMNDYVGYLLYAFAEGKASNVTASVESGTFFCFQTLLAYLGDDFCRAFDFDAACGLTSTMRLFDNVLRFFDPSLFEHLEHLGITAEHYALRWIILLFMQEFNMADGLRVWDFLLSFGDEVRNAAFFVAAAMCHHVRSSILAVNVMSDALPLLQAYPAGDVDLFLRIALKWIVKFDFNLLQELRQLSPESVQALRRSHGLEQGMDFVKMMQSWVPSMF